The genomic region AAGCCGGCGTCGACAACGCATCAATACGAGAGGCCGTATCCGAACGGATACAACGGATGCGCGGTATCGTGCGGCACGTCTTCCCGCTGCGCCTCGACCTCCGCCATCGACGACGGCAGCTCGAACGGCAGCTTCCCTTGCGGTTGACCTTTGCCGGTCAGCACGTCGAACAGCGCGGCATCGGTCACGCCGAAATTGGCGAGGATCGCGGTGGCCTTGTCCTGCACGTTGGTCAGGATCGCCGGGCGATCCATGTACACCGAGACGATCGACTTCGGTGCGAGCGCGGCCTGCTTGATGGCTTCGTAGTCCGCACTGCCGTCGACGAACGCGAGGCTGCCTTCATGCTGCATCGAGCCGAACATGTAGTTCGGGTGCAGCGTCTGGTACGGCGTGCTCACGCGGAGAATCGCAACGTCCGCCGCTTGCGGCGTAGCGACGACCTGATAGCCATATTGCCGTGCGACGGCGGGATCGATGCCGTACAGCCAGACTTTCTTGCCGGACGCCGCCATCGGCAGCAGCTTGCCGTTGTTCTGCAGCAGCACCATCGAGCGGCGCTGCGCATCGAGTGCCTGGGCCTGGAAGTCGGCATTTCCGACGATCTTGCCGGCCGCGTCCGCATCGACATACGGATGGTCGAACAGGCCCTGCTGGAATTTCTGCAGCAGGACGCGATAGGCCGACTCCGACAAGCGGTCTTCCGACAACTGCCCGCGGTTGACGGCGTCGATGAGGTCGCTCGGATCGTCGTCGCCGCCGAACTGGTCGATGCCGGCGTTGACCGCACGCGTGAAACGCTGCACGCGGGTCGCGCCCTCCATCCCCCAGGGCATGCCCAGCCCGACGAACGACGGGGACCCTGACGACACGCCGTTGATGCAGTTCGCGTCGCAGTCGTCGGCGATCAGCCAGTCGGACAGGATCACGCCCTTGAAGCCGTATTTCCCGCGCAGCAGGTCGGTCAGCAACGCCTTGTCGTAAGCGCCGCCGACGGGCTCCAGCGTGATGCCGTCGACCGTCACCGTCATGTCCGGTTCGGAATAGGTCGGCATGACCGAGCCGACGTTGGCGGCGAACGCGCCTTCGAACGGCTTCAGGTGATAGGCGAAATTGTTGCCCGGATAGGTCGCATAGCGGCCGTAGTAGTTGTGGCTGTCGAAGCCGAGTTTCTGCGCGCCGTATCCGGCCCAGTGCTTGACGACGGCGATGACGCTCTTGGCCTGGATGCCGTCGCTGCCGCCCTGGAAGCCTTCGATATAGGCCTGGACCTGCGCGCGGGCGAGATCGGCGTCTTCGCCGAAGGTGCCGTTGATGCGGGCCCAGCGCGGCTCGGTCGCGAGATCGGCCTGTGGCGAAAGCGCTTCGGTGATGCCGACGGCGCGATACTCCTGGCGCGCGATATCACCGAAGTTTCGCGTGAGTGCCGCGTCGCCGATCGCGGCGAAGCCGAGCGTTTCCGGCCACTGCGAGAAACCGCTGCTGCCTGCGCTTGCGCCGAGCGTGTACTGGAAATGATTGCGCGGGTCGGAGCTGATCGTCACCGGGATGCCGAGCCGGGACTGCTCGGCCAGCGTCTGGATCTGGTTGGCCTGGACGGCCATGGTGTGCGCATCGGCACTCATGCGCGTGATGTAGGTGTTGACGCCCCGCTGATTGATGAGCGTCTTGAGCGCGGCCAGGTCGTAAGCGGAGCCGGTGCCCGCACCGGTCGTGTCGTTCAGCACCGGCGCGGTGCCGTGCATCATCAGGCCGGCTTTCTCGGCCAGCGTGAGGCGGCCGACCAGATCGCGTGCCCGCACTTCTGCGCTCAGCCGCCAGTCTTCGTAGGGTTCGAGCTGGCCGCTCTTGTCCATGTCCTTGAACTTGAGGCCGTCCTTGGTGATCAGGTTCAGCGTCGTGTAGCCGAAGTCCTGCTGCGTGACCGGCGGGGAAGAGGAGTCGACGCCGCCGCAGGCAAACAGCCCCAGGGTGAGCGCGGTGCCCGACGCGGCCCATGCCGATCGGTGAATGGCTGATCTCGTGATGCGTTGCATGCTTGTCTCCTGAATCGGATTTTTTTGGCGCGGCCGTGATGCATGACGCATGGCCGCCGGCCACTTTACCGAGCTGTTTCAGGGGACGTTTTGCCGCCGGGTGCAGTTTTTGCCCCGCTGGGGCGCGATGTGTCAGGCGATGTGGGGCGTCGAGGTTTCAGGGCCGGCAGGCGCGCCACCCGACGACGCGCCCTTGCGCTCGTCCGCGATCCAGCCGCCGAACAGCTGGATCTTCTGCTGCTGTTCGGCACCGTCCGGATACACGAAGTAGTAGCCCATCCCCGTCGGCAACGAGATGTCGAACGGCATCACCAGCCGGTGCGCCGCCACGCTTTCGTCCGCGAGCGTCCGGTCGCCGATCGCGACGCCGTAGCCGTCGATCGCCGCGTGCGTCGCGAGATCCAGCGTTTCGAAGCTCAAGCCGCGCGTCGAGTCGACGTGCGGCGCGCCCGCATGGTCGAGCCACCGCTTCCAGTCCCGATGATCGCGGGTCGGATGCAGCAACGTGTGACCGGCCAGGTCGTCGAGACTCGCGAGCGGCTGCCGTGCCGGCAGGCTCGGGGCGCAGACCGGCGTGAGCCGTTCGTCGAACAACGGGATCGCATGCATGTCCGGGCCGGCGCCGGCCGCGTAGATCACCGCCGCGTCGAACGGCTCCATGCGGAAGTCGACCTGATGATCCCAGGTGGTCGTGATCTGCACCTGCAGTTCGGGATGCTCGGCCTGGAACCGCATGATGCGCGGCAGCATCCACTGCATCATGCAGGTCGGCACCTTCAGTGCAAGTTCGGTTCGCCTGCGCGACAGGCGCATCGACACCTCCTCGATGCGCGCGAAGCTTTCGCGCACGGTCGGCAACAGGAGTTCGCCTTCGGCCGTCAGCGTCAGCCCCTTGGGCGTGCGCTTGAACAGCGCGAACTGATAGAAGCTCTCGAGCGCGAGGATTTGCCGGCTCACGGCCCCCTGGGTCAGGCACAGGTGCTCGGCGGCGCGCGTGAAGCTGCCGTGACGGGCAACGATGTCGAAGACCTGCAGCGCGTTGAGGGAGGGGAGTCGTTTCATCGGGAGAGTCGGGGTGGAACGGGCGCGCGACGGCGCGCCACGGTATCGCTCAGTGCAGGATCTTCGCGAGGAAGTCCTTCGCGCGCTCCGATTTCGGATTCGAGAAGAAATCGTCCTTGCGGTCATCCTCGACGATCGCGCCCTGGTCCATGAAAATCACGCGATGGGCGACCTTCTTCGCGAAGCCCATCTCGTGCGTGACGACCATCATCGTCATCCCTTCCTGCGCGAGCTCGACCATCACGTCGAGTACTTCGTTGATCATCTCGGGGTCGAGCGCGGACGTCGGCTCGTCGAACAGCATCGCGACCGGGTCCATCGACAGCGCGCGCGCGATCGCGACACGCTGCTGCTGGCCGCCCGACAGCTGGCCCGGGAACTTGTGCGCATGCGCCTTCAGGCCGACGCGCTCGAGCAGCTTCAGGCCCTTCTCGTTCGCCTCGTCCTTGCCGCGGCCGAGCACCTTGATCTGCGCGAGCGTCAGGTTCTCGGTGATCGACAGGTGCGGGAACAGCTCGAAATGCTGGAACACCATCCCGACCTTCGAGCGCAGCTTCGACAGGTTCGTCTTCCTGTCGCCGACCGACTGGCCGTTCACGAGGATCCCGCCCTGCTGGAACGGCTCGAGGCCGTTCACGGTCTTGATCAGCGTGGATTTGCCCGAGCCCGACGGGCCGCACACGACGACCACTTCGCCTTTCCTGACCTCGGTCGTGCAGTCGGTGAGAACCTGAAACGGGCCGTACCACTTCGAAACGTTGCTGATGGAAATCATGGAAGTTCCTGGATCGTAATGAAGCGCGCGCGGCGCCGGTTCAGCGTGCCTTCGCGACGCGATAGCGACCTTCGAGCACGCGGGCGTACCACGTCAGCGGGAAGCACATCGCGAAGTAGAGCAGCGCGACCATCGCGTAGATCGGAAACGGCTTGAATACCGCGTTGGTGATGATGTTGCCCGTCTTGGTCAGTTCGGTCAGCCCGATGATCGACGTCAGCGCGGTGCTCTTGACGGCCTGCACGAGGAAGCCGACGGTCGGCGGCAGCGCGATCTTCCACGCCTGCGGCCACACCACGTAGCGCAGTTGCTGGGTCCACGTCATGCCGAGGCTGGCCGCCGCGTGCCACTGGCCGCGCGGTACCGCGTCGACGCAGCCGCGCCAGATGTCGGTCAGATACGCGCTGGCGTTCAGCGTCAGCACGACCGACGCGGCCACCCACGGCGTCACGTCGATGCCGACGAGCGGCAGCCCGAAGAAGCCGAGGAACAGCTGCATCAGCAACGGCGTGCCCTGGAAAACCTCGACGTACAGGACCACGAAACGACGCAGCGCGGCCGACGCCGAGACGCGCATCGCCAGCAGCGCGAACCCGGCGACGCTGCCGCCGACGAACGTGATCAGCGACAGCAGCAGGGTCCAGCGCGCGGCGAGCAGCAGGTTCCACGCGATGTCCTGGAAGGTGAATTCGATCATCGTGCACGCTCCGTCGACAGGCGGGTTTCAGGGGAACGGGCCCGCCATGCGAGGCGGGCAAAGCAGCCGCGTCGCGACGCGGCCGTCGCGCCGCGCTGCATGCGGCCCGAAAACAGGCGCCGGCCGATACGATTGAGCAGCATGCGCAGCGCGATCGACAGCAACAGGTAGATCGCGGTCACGACGATGTAGATCTCGAACGCACGGAAATTGCGCGACTGGATGAAGTTCGCCGCATAGGTCAGGTCGGGCACCGAGATCTGCGAGACGACCGCGGAGCCGAGCATCACGATCAGCACCTGCCCGAGCAGCGCGGGGTACACGTTCGCGAGCGCCTGCGGCAGCACGACGTGACCGAACACTTGCCGGCCGTGCAGCCCGAGCGCGCGCGCCGCCTGCACCTGCCCGTGCGGCACCGATTCGATGCCGGCGCGCAGGATCTCGACCGCGTACGCGCCCAGGTTGACCGTCATCGCCAGCACGGCCGCCTGCGCTTCGTCGATGTGCACGCCGATCCCGGGCAGCCCGAAGAAGATGAAGAACAGCTGGACCAGGAACGGCGTATTGCGGATCAGCTCGACGTAGGCCGCGACGAGCGTGCGTGCCCAGCGCGGGCCGGCGAGCGCGACCCACGCGCCGGTGGTGCCGATCAGGCCGCCCAGCACGGTG from Burkholderia sp. HI2500 harbors:
- a CDS encoding amino acid ABC transporter ATP-binding protein; translated protein: MISISNVSKWYGPFQVLTDCTTEVRKGEVVVVCGPSGSGKSTLIKTVNGLEPFQQGGILVNGQSVGDRKTNLSKLRSKVGMVFQHFELFPHLSITENLTLAQIKVLGRGKDEANEKGLKLLERVGLKAHAHKFPGQLSGGQQQRVAIARALSMDPVAMLFDEPTSALDPEMINEVLDVMVELAQEGMTMMVVTHEMGFAKKVAHRVIFMDQGAIVEDDRKDDFFSNPKSERAKDFLAKILH
- a CDS encoding amino acid ABC transporter permease, producing the protein MIEFTFQDIAWNLLLAARWTLLLSLITFVGGSVAGFALLAMRVSASAALRRFVVLYVEVFQGTPLLMQLFLGFFGLPLVGIDVTPWVAASVVLTLNASAYLTDIWRGCVDAVPRGQWHAAASLGMTWTQQLRYVVWPQAWKIALPPTVGFLVQAVKSTALTSIIGLTELTKTGNIITNAVFKPFPIYAMVALLYFAMCFPLTWYARVLEGRYRVAKAR
- a CDS encoding glycoside hydrolase family 3 protein, with the translated sequence MQRITRSAIHRSAWAASGTALTLGLFACGGVDSSSPPVTQQDFGYTTLNLITKDGLKFKDMDKSGQLEPYEDWRLSAEVRARDLVGRLTLAEKAGLMMHGTAPVLNDTTGAGTGSAYDLAALKTLINQRGVNTYITRMSADAHTMAVQANQIQTLAEQSRLGIPVTISSDPRNHFQYTLGASAGSSGFSQWPETLGFAAIGDAALTRNFGDIARQEYRAVGITEALSPQADLATEPRWARINGTFGEDADLARAQVQAYIEGFQGGSDGIQAKSVIAVVKHWAGYGAQKLGFDSHNYYGRYATYPGNNFAYHLKPFEGAFAANVGSVMPTYSEPDMTVTVDGITLEPVGGAYDKALLTDLLRGKYGFKGVILSDWLIADDCDANCINGVSSGSPSFVGLGMPWGMEGATRVQRFTRAVNAGIDQFGGDDDPSDLIDAVNRGQLSEDRLSESAYRVLLQKFQQGLFDHPYVDADAAGKIVGNADFQAQALDAQRRSMVLLQNNGKLLPMAASGKKVWLYGIDPAVARQYGYQVVATPQAADVAILRVSTPYQTLHPNYMFGSMQHEGSLAFVDGSADYEAIKQAALAPKSIVSVYMDRPAILTNVQDKATAILANFGVTDAALFDVLTGKGQPQGKLPFELPSSMAEVEAQREDVPHDTAHPLYPFGYGLSY
- a CDS encoding amino acid ABC transporter permease, with protein sequence MTYVFDFSDFGLYAGMLARGIGVTLGLTAAATVLGGLIGTTGAWVALAGPRWARTLVAAYVELIRNTPFLVQLFFIFFGLPGIGVHIDEAQAAVLAMTVNLGAYAVEILRAGIESVPHGQVQAARALGLHGRQVFGHVVLPQALANVYPALLGQVLIVMLGSAVVSQISVPDLTYAANFIQSRNFRAFEIYIVVTAIYLLLSIALRMLLNRIGRRLFSGRMQRGATAASRRGCFARLAWRARSPETRLSTERAR
- a CDS encoding LysR substrate-binding domain-containing protein, giving the protein MKRLPSLNALQVFDIVARHGSFTRAAEHLCLTQGAVSRQILALESFYQFALFKRTPKGLTLTAEGELLLPTVRESFARIEEVSMRLSRRRTELALKVPTCMMQWMLPRIMRFQAEHPELQVQITTTWDHQVDFRMEPFDAAVIYAAGAGPDMHAIPLFDERLTPVCAPSLPARQPLASLDDLAGHTLLHPTRDHRDWKRWLDHAGAPHVDSTRGLSFETLDLATHAAIDGYGVAIGDRTLADESVAAHRLVMPFDISLPTGMGYYFVYPDGAEQQQKIQLFGGWIADERKGASSGGAPAGPETSTPHIA